The nucleotide sequence CCCTTCTAAAAGAAAAAAATCCTGCATTCGATCATGCTGAAGCTAAATATTGGTTAGCTGAAAAGGACGGAGAAGTTGTTGGTAGAATTGCCGCTATTGTCTTAGAAGTAGAGTTAAAAGAAAAGTCATTAGTTCGATTTGGATGGATCGACTTCATAGATGATAAAGAGGTTTCTAACTTACTCTTGGAAACAGCTAAAAAATGGGGTGAATCAAAAGGAGCTAAAGCTATCCACGGACCTATGGGCTTTACTGATCTCGACTTTGAAGGTGCCTTGATTCAAGGATTTGATCAAATCGCTACCCAAGCCACCATCTACAATCATCCATACTACATAGATCATTTCCGAGATTGGAACATGGAAATCGCAGCTACTTGGGTAGAATTAAGAGGAAAAGCACCTGAAAAGAATCCTGAAAAAGTGAATCGAGCGGTTCGTATAATTAAGGAACGATTCAAGGTGAAAGTAAAAGAATTTAAGAACACTAAGGAAATCTTAAAATACGCCCCTGGAGTTTTTGAAGTCTTGAATGAAGCATACAAAGATTTGTATGGATATATCCCTTTGACACAGAAACAAATTGATTATTACGTTGAACAATATTTCGGTTTTATTCGCAAAGAGTTTGTCTGTATCATAGTCAATGAATCAGATGATGTCGTGGGCTTTGCTTTGACACTACCTTCATTATCAAAAGCATTCCAGAAAGCAAAAGGATCCTTATACCCATTTGGCTTTATACATGTTTTAAAATCATTTTATTACAACGATACTGCTGACTTGTTCCTCATTGGAGTGAAACCTGAATATCAAAAACTAGGAATACACGCTCTTATTTTTGATTATCTTCAAAAAGTCTATGAAAAGAGAGGAATCAAGTATATGGCTTCAGGACCAATGCTTGAAAGTAACAACAACGTTCTAAACACTTGGAGTGAGTTTGAAATAGACATTGGAAAAATAAAGCGTAGTTGCTTCATCAAACATTTCTAGGGTTTGTTTTGTAGTTTCACCACATGGAATTGAAAGGCAAACATGCATTGATCATAGGTGGCTCTAGCGGTATCGGATTCGCTACTGTGAAAAAGCTAGCCGCACATGGCTGCAACATTACCATCATCCATAGGGATAGAAAACAAGGTGTGATGGCTCTCGAAGAGGCATGTTCCAATTTAAGCTCAGAATTTAAAATTTCCGTTTCCAGTTTCAACATAGATGCTACCAATCCCGAAAAGATTCAAGAATGTATACTTTCTATAAAAGAATTAGCTGTTGATAAATTCGACACAGTTCTTCATGCAGTATCCAGAGGAAATCTCAAACCATTTATTTCGGACGGACCAAAACTTTCTTCTCAGGATTTAGCACTTACGATCGAAGCTATGGGAACTAATCTGAAGTATTGGATAGATGCTCTTCTAGAACAAGAATTAATTTCAGAAGGAAGTAAAATCCTTACTCTAACATCGGAAGGAAATGATAAATTCTGGGAAGGTTATGGGGCAGTAGCTCTTGCTAAATCCGCCCTTGAAACCCTTTCTAAATATTTGGCAGTAGAATTAGCACCAAAAGGAATAAGCGTCAATATCATTCAGGCGGGTGTTACGGACACTCCCTCTTTAAGGTTAATTCCAGGGTCTGGTGAACTAATCGAGGAAACAAAGAAGAGGAATCCGTACGGAAGACTAACCACTCCTGAGGATGTCGCAAACACTATTTTCCTCCTTTCTCAGCCAGAAGCACGTTGGATAAATGGCGCACTCTTACACGTTGATGGAGGTGAACATTTGATATGAGTACATTCGAAAAGATACTAGGCCTTCTTCCTTACAAACACCCTTTTTTGTTTGTAGATGAAATTCTATCTCTTGATGATGAAAGTGCCGTAGGATCATATACTATCAAACAAGATGAATTCTTTCTAGAAGGCCATTTTCCAGGTAACCCTGTTGTACCGGGAGTCATTTTAACTGAAATAATGTGTCAAATTGGTCTAGTCACTTTAGCTCTTCATCTTATGAAAGTTGATGGAGAGGCTAAAATCTTACCTGCCTTCACAAGCGCTAATGTTGACTTCCTTTCAAAAGTGGTCCCCACGGATAAACTAATCGTTGAATCAAAAAAAGTCTATTTTCGCTTCGGCAAGCTAAAATGTACTGTTACCTGTAAAAAAACTGATGGCACAGTGGTAGCAAAAGGCGAGCTTGCAGGTATGGTTGTGAAATCAGAAGCGTAAATTTTGGAAAAACATCGAGTCGTAATAACAGGATTAGGAGTAGTAGCTGCTAACGCTATTGGCGTTGAAGACTTTGAAAAAGCACTGCGAGAAGGAAAATCAGGCATTAAACACTGGCCGGAATTAGATAAAATAAATCTAAGGTG is from Marinobacter alexandrii and encodes:
- a CDS encoding SDR family oxidoreductase yields the protein MELKGKHALIIGGSSGIGFATVKKLAAHGCNITIIHRDRKQGVMALEEACSNLSSEFKISVSSFNIDATNPEKIQECILSIKELAVDKFDTVLHAVSRGNLKPFISDGPKLSSQDLALTIEAMGTNLKYWIDALLEQELISEGSKILTLTSEGNDKFWEGYGAVALAKSALETLSKYLAVELAPKGISVNIIQAGVTDTPSLRLIPGSGELIEETKKRNPYGRLTTPEDVANTIFLLSQPEARWINGALLHVDGGEHLI
- a CDS encoding 3-hydroxyacyl-ACP dehydratase FabZ family protein; this translates as MSTFEKILGLLPYKHPFLFVDEILSLDDESAVGSYTIKQDEFFLEGHFPGNPVVPGVILTEIMCQIGLVTLALHLMKVDGEAKILPAFTSANVDFLSKVVPTDKLIVESKKVYFRFGKLKCTVTCKKTDGTVVAKGELAGMVVKSEA